The following coding sequences are from one Plasmodium knowlesi strain H genome assembly, chromosome: 9 window:
- a CDS encoding GPI transamidase component GPI16, putative, whose protein sequence is MKGVKRICLAILSFISLANSHVIDESIHLLPLDNNLLHVKLKLVVNGKSYKENFLPINVLKILNYVKSLKINIKRGVYRNYYNNKYLDNYPFGFTLAVELKEMQKDSDYYREKEKGEFSKDEIFLLRQLMNDIWSITGIATNLIKIKNLIKVHNEIFAFLPDESICIEHFSLLKKLYPCKTFGGLFNALSPAYLISKRMSNIGFELHDNNENLLVLYVDYITEHDHRKDVNVVDLINSKYNPNECPLVDRTAILVKKKEENVVTTVFEKYGTINLVYDNINLYNIVQNGKPNILEEYINVRIFKEEVNSMITADIRKKQSSLLYVFQNLNAENKSDFLFVDKLPYYLSPLIHTMMIQGKGPVANSQAKENCNFTFFGYNAMKNFNIKFSNFDTLEKIPKNGNFYYINFKHNLPPQCEIIMRFEVIKVQVRSFEFEFDIDRGILLGSGIFVQKKNYISQGGDEFMYKYTPSLLVDIILPDTSMPFNVIAISTCVIMLFFGFMFKLTAKEETRYI, encoded by the exons ATGAAAGGCGTCAAACGCATTTGCCTCGCCATTCTAAGCTTTATTTCCTTGGCAAATTCACACGTGATAGATGAGAGCATTCATCTACTGCCGCTAGATAATAATTTACTACATGTGAAGCTAAAACTGGTTGTTAATGGAAAAAGTTATAAGGAAAATTTCCTCCCCATAAATGTGCTGAAAATACTAAACTATGTAAAGTCACTGAAGATTAACATAAAAAGAGGTGTTTACAGGAATTATTACAACAACAAATATTTGGACAATTACCCCTTTGGCTTTACCCTTGCAGTTGAACTgaaagaaatgcaaaaggATAGCGACTATTatagagaaaaggaaaaaggtgaaTTTTCAAAAGATGAAATATTTCTCTTACGACAATTAATGAACGACATTTGGTCTATCACAGGTATCGCAACGAATCTCATAAAAATCAAAAATTTGATAAAAGTTCATAATGaaatatttgcatttttaccTGATGAAAGTATATGTATTGAACATTTTTCCCTACTTAAAAAACTGTACCCATGTAAAACCTTTGGTGGGTTATTTAATGCGCTAAGCCCTGCCTACTTAATATCAAAACGGATGAGCAACATAGGATTTGAGCTACATGACAACAATGAAAATTTACTAGTCCTTTATGTAGACTACATTACAGAACATGATCACAGAAAAGATGTGAATGTTGTAGACTTGATAAACAGTAAATACAATCCGAATGAATGTCCATTAGTTGACAGAACTGCGATacttgtgaaaaaaaaggaagaaaatgtcgTTACAACGGTTTTCGAAAAATATGGAACTATCAATTTAGTGTATGATAATATAAACTTATACAATAttgtacaaaatggaaaacccAATATTTTAGAGGAATACATAAATGTGCGcatttttaaggaagaagttaaCAGTATGATTACTGCGGACataagaaagaaacaaaGTTCGTTGCTCTATGTATTTCAAAATTTGAAcgcagaaaataaaagcgattttttatttgttgaTAAATTACCCTACTACTTATCGCCCTTGATACACACAATGATGATTCAAGGGAAGGGTCCTGTAGCAAATAGCCAAGCGAAAGAAAATTGtaatttcaccttttttggGTATAATgcaatgaaaaattttaacattaaATTTAGCAATTTTGACACACTTGAGAAAAtaccaaaaaatggaaacttcTACTACATTAATTTTAAGCACAATTTGCCCCCACAGTGTGAAATAATAATGAG GTTCGAAGTAATCAAAGTGCAAGTCCGATCATTCGAGTTTGAATTTGACATAGATAGAGGCATTTTGCTAGGAAGCGGGATATttgtgcaaaagaaaaattacatcTCACAAGGAGGTGACGAatttatgtataaatataccCCCTCACTCTTGGTAGATATAATCTTGCCAGACACAA GTATGCCTTTTAACGTTATAGCCATCTCCACATGTGTCATCATGTTGTTTTTCGGGTTCATGTTTAAGCTCACGgccaaagaagaaacaagaTATATTTAG
- a CDS encoding JmjC domain-containing protein, putative produces the protein MTLKNDYAGFCFHKNKINKIDRIDGDISAEQFYLDYILKRKPCLLNSESVIKNRWNIDIKYLRENIENVPVELEQKISNSFGIGEKKKMKFHDFLSLLEEGNTDYYLNTQYIKENAYFPSEFCNVLTRQMINFLPKRLEIMGNLEIYQYNVWLGNNADEDLKTFLHHDYHDNIYVLLKGRKVFRIYSPDFAPHLKTNGNIYRIHTNGLITYSPFIRSDGSNFLDVYKKKMDKVYLHLSSMTDHLNKKDKLLEDKIIENSINKAEQKLNKLEDNVLNYKLRKHKFKPKPNTRDDIPSHFCLLNTVARNYEDDIFSDNTDVGKKYIDVHVNEGDILYLPCGWFHEVKSFSSEKFHLAFNYWYYPPYIKMVNSTEIQNRFCHPYIDKYLSERNKNLYKKIGIVNKENSSDIAEIVEYYNNLNIKPSKNVKKAKRKNVRKFLHTRRLRVHK, from the exons atgaCACTAAAAAATGATTACGCGGG GTTCTGCttccacaaaaataaaattaacaaaattgacaGAATCGATGGAGACATAAGCGCTGAACAGTTTTATCTGGATTACatcttaaaaagaaaaccttGTCTACTGAACAG tgaaagCGTAATCAAAAATAGGTGGAACATCGACATAAAATATTTGAGggaaaatatagaaaatgtCCCTGTCGAATTAGAACAAAAGATTTCAAATTCGTTCGGGAtaggcgagaaaaaaaaaatgaaatttcatGATTTCCTGTCATtattagaggaaggaaatacGGATTATTATTTGAATACACagtatataaaagaaaatgcgTATTTCCCCTCTGAATTTTGTAACGTGTTGACTCGGCAGATGATAAATTTTCTGCCAAAGAGACTGGAAATAATGGG CAACTTGGAAATTTACCAATACAATGTGTGGCTGGGAAACAACGCAGATGAAGATTTAAAAACGTTTCTGCACCATGACTACCACgacaacatatatgtactacTAAAAG gCAGGAAAGTGTTTAGGATATATAGCCCCGATTTTGCTCCTCATTTGAAAACCAAcg GAAATATTTACCGTATTCATACCAATGGCCTAATTACCTACTCCCCATTTATAAGAAGTGACG GATCGAACTTCTTAgatgtgtacaaaaaaaaaatggataaggTGTACCTCCACCTTAGCTCTATGACTGACcatttaaacaaaaaag ACAAACTGCTGGAAGACAAAATTATAGAAAATTCTATAAATAAGGCAGAACAAAA ATTAAATAAACTAGAAGACAATGTCCTAAATTACAAATTGCGAAAACACAAATTTAAACCTAAGCCGAATACGAGAGATGATATTCCAAGCCATTTTTGCCTTCTTAACACAGTTGCGAGAAATTATG aAGATGACATTTTCAGCGATAACACAGACGTAGGAAAAAAGTACATCGACGTCCATGTGAACGAGGGtgatatat TGTACTTGCCCTGTGGGTGGTTCCACGAAGTGAAGTCCTTCTCAagtgaaaaat TCCACCTAGCGTTTAATTATTGGTATTACCCCCCTTATATAAAAATGGTTAATTCAACGGAAATACAAAACCGGTTTTGCCACCCTTACATAGACAAATACTTAAGTGAAcggaataaaaatttgtataaAAAG ATTGGCATTGTTAATAAAGAAAACTCTTCCGACATAGCAGAAATCGTGGAATACTATAACAATTTGAATATAAAGCCaagcaaaaatgtgaagaaggcAAAACGGAAAAACGTCAGAAAATTCTTACACACAAGAAGGTTAAGGGTGCATAAGTAG